Proteins from a single region of Lysinibacillus sp. JNUCC-52:
- the rpoC gene encoding DNA-directed RNA polymerase subunit beta' produces the protein MIDVNEFEYMKIGLASPDKIRSWSYGEVKKPETINYRTLKPEKDGLFCERIFGPTKDWECHCGKYKRVRYKGVVCDRCGVEVTRAKVRRERMGHIELAAPVSHIWYFKGIPSRMGLILDMSPRALEEVIYFASYVVIEPGATNLESKQLLSEKEYRAYREKFGATFEAAMGAEAIKRLLGKIDLEDETHSLKEELKSAQGQRRTRAIKRLEVVESFRNSGNSPEWMILDVLPVIPPELRPMVQLDGGRFATSDLNDLYRRVINRNNRLKRLLDLGAPSIIVQNEKRMLQEAVDALIDNGRRGRPVTGPGNRPLKSLSHMLKGKQGRFRQNLLGKRVDYSGRSVIVVGPNLKMYQCGLPKEMAIELFKPFVMKELVERGLAHNIKSAKRKIERLNNDVWDVLEDVIREHPVLLNRAPTLHRLGIQAFEPTLVEGRAIRLHPLVCTAYNADFDGDQMAVHVPLSAEAQAEARLLMLAAQNILNPKDGKPVVTPSQDMVLGNYYLTLEREDARGEGSIFYGPNEVLIAYDTGHVHLHTRIAIKASSLNNPTFTEEQNNMFLLTTVGKVIFNEILPESFPFINEPTDFNLEQVTPEKYFANLTIDEETLAELEADAAYSQLDEKGKVEAQRSAVLRKHFASVPVVNPFRKKFLGNIIAEVFKRFHITETSKMLDRMKNLGFKYSTRAGITVGVSDIVVLPDKGEILAEAQEKVDKVQAQFRRGFITEEERYDRVISSWSAAKDEIQSKLMKSLEKTNPIFMMSDSGARGNASNFTQLAGMRGLMANPAGRIIELPIKSSFREGLTVLEYFISTHGARKGLADTALKTADSGYLTRRLVDVAQDVIVREDDCGTDRGLTIGALMEGTELIEALDERIVGRHTKKTIFHPETGDVILEKDGLIDQDVARVITEAGIEEVTIRSAFTCNTKHGVCKKCYGMNLATGEKVEVGEAVGIIAAQSIGEPGTQLTMRTFHTGGVAGDDITQGLPRIQEIFEARNPKGQSVISEIAGTVSDITEIREGLKEITVQGDVETRKYQAPYNARLKVIEGDSIERGQVLTEGSIDPKQLLKVKDVSTVQEYLLKEVQKVYRMQGVEIGDKHIEVMVRQMLRKVRVIEAGDTELLPGSLLDIHQFSEANVDAVMNGKNPATCRPVILGITKASLETESFLSAASFQETTRVLTDAAIKGKRDELLGLKENVIIGKLVPAGTGMQRYRQIRIEKDELDAEDLVSAE, from the coding sequence TTGATAGACGTTAATGAATTTGAATATATGAAAATTGGTTTAGCATCCCCTGACAAGATTCGTTCTTGGTCATATGGTGAAGTAAAAAAACCAGAAACAATTAACTATCGTACATTAAAACCAGAAAAAGATGGTTTATTCTGTGAACGTATTTTCGGTCCTACGAAAGACTGGGAATGTCACTGTGGTAAATACAAACGTGTTCGCTATAAAGGCGTAGTTTGTGACCGTTGTGGCGTTGAAGTAACACGTGCAAAAGTTCGTCGTGAACGTATGGGTCACATCGAATTAGCTGCACCAGTTTCTCATATTTGGTACTTCAAAGGTATTCCAAGCCGTATGGGTCTTATTTTAGATATGTCTCCACGTGCTTTAGAAGAAGTAATTTACTTCGCATCTTACGTTGTAATTGAACCAGGTGCTACTAACTTAGAGAGCAAGCAATTACTTTCTGAAAAAGAGTACCGTGCATACCGTGAAAAATTCGGTGCAACTTTCGAAGCAGCAATGGGTGCAGAAGCAATCAAAAGGCTTCTTGGTAAAATCGATCTTGAAGATGAAACTCATTCTTTAAAAGAGGAGTTAAAATCAGCACAAGGTCAACGCCGTACACGTGCGATTAAACGTCTTGAAGTAGTAGAATCATTCCGTAACTCAGGTAACTCTCCAGAGTGGATGATTTTGGATGTACTACCTGTTATTCCACCGGAGCTTCGTCCAATGGTTCAATTAGATGGTGGTCGTTTTGCAACATCTGACTTAAATGATTTATATCGTCGTGTAATCAACCGTAACAACCGTTTAAAACGTTTATTAGATCTTGGAGCACCAAGCATTATCGTTCAAAACGAAAAACGTATGTTACAAGAAGCTGTTGATGCATTAATCGATAACGGTCGTCGTGGTCGTCCAGTAACTGGCCCAGGTAACCGTCCGTTAAAATCTCTTTCACATATGTTAAAAGGGAAACAAGGTCGTTTCCGTCAAAACTTACTTGGTAAACGTGTAGACTATTCTGGTCGTTCTGTTATCGTAGTAGGTCCTAACTTAAAAATGTACCAATGTGGTCTACCAAAGGAAATGGCGATTGAGCTATTTAAACCTTTCGTAATGAAAGAATTAGTAGAACGTGGTCTTGCGCATAATATTAAATCTGCTAAACGTAAAATCGAACGTTTAAACAACGACGTATGGGACGTTTTAGAAGATGTAATCCGTGAGCATCCAGTATTACTAAACCGTGCACCAACGCTTCACCGTCTTGGTATCCAAGCGTTTGAACCAACACTTGTTGAAGGCCGTGCAATCCGTCTTCACCCATTAGTATGTACAGCTTACAACGCTGACTTCGATGGTGACCAAATGGCGGTTCACGTACCATTATCAGCTGAAGCACAAGCTGAAGCTCGTCTTTTAATGCTTGCTGCACAAAACATCCTAAACCCGAAAGATGGTAAACCTGTTGTAACACCATCTCAAGATATGGTATTAGGTAACTATTATTTAACACTTGAGCGCGAAGATGCTCGTGGTGAAGGTTCAATTTTCTATGGACCAAACGAAGTTTTAATCGCATATGATACAGGTCATGTTCACTTGCATACACGTATCGCGATCAAAGCAAGTTCACTGAACAACCCAACGTTTACAGAAGAACAAAATAACATGTTCTTACTAACAACTGTGGGTAAAGTAATCTTTAACGAAATCTTGCCTGAATCATTCCCGTTCATTAACGAACCTACTGATTTCAACTTAGAGCAAGTAACACCAGAAAAATACTTCGCTAATTTAACAATTGACGAAGAAACTTTAGCAGAGCTTGAAGCAGATGCTGCATACAGCCAATTAGATGAAAAAGGTAAAGTAGAGGCACAACGTTCAGCAGTACTACGCAAACATTTTGCATCAGTACCTGTTGTAAACCCATTCCGCAAGAAATTCTTAGGAAATATCATTGCAGAAGTGTTTAAACGTTTCCACATTACTGAAACATCTAAAATGCTTGACCGCATGAAAAACTTAGGTTTCAAATACTCAACTCGCGCTGGTATCACTGTTGGTGTATCTGACATCGTGGTATTACCAGACAAAGGTGAAATCCTAGCTGAAGCACAAGAGAAAGTAGATAAAGTTCAAGCGCAATTCCGTCGTGGTTTCATTACAGAAGAAGAGCGTTATGACCGTGTTATCTCTAGCTGGAGTGCAGCGAAAGATGAAATTCAATCAAAACTGATGAAGTCACTTGAGAAAACGAACCCTATCTTCATGATGTCTGACTCAGGTGCCCGTGGTAACGCATCTAACTTTACACAGTTAGCTGGTATGCGTGGTCTGATGGCCAACCCGGCTGGTCGTATTATCGAACTTCCAATCAAATCTTCATTCCGTGAAGGTTTAACAGTATTGGAATACTTCATCTCAACACATGGTGCTCGTAAAGGTCTTGCCGATACAGCCCTAAAAACTGCCGATTCAGGTTACTTAACACGTCGTCTTGTTGACGTTGCACAAGATGTAATCGTTCGTGAAGATGATTGTGGAACTGACCGCGGCTTAACTATCGGAGCGTTAATGGAAGGTACAGAACTAATCGAAGCGTTAGACGAACGTATTGTTGGTCGTCATACGAAGAAAACGATTTTCCATCCAGAAACAGGCGATGTAATTTTAGAAAAAGACGGTTTAATCGACCAAGATGTCGCGCGTGTTATTACAGAAGCAGGTATCGAGGAAGTAACAATCCGTTCAGCATTCACATGTAATACAAAACATGGTGTATGTAAAAAATGTTACGGCATGAACTTAGCAACTGGTGAAAAAGTTGAAGTTGGGGAAGCTGTTGGTATTATTGCTGCTCAATCAATCGGTGAACCAGGTACTCAGTTAACAATGCGTACATTCCATACAGGTGGGGTAGCTGGAGACGATATTACTCAAGGTCTTCCACGTATCCAAGAGATTTTCGAAGCACGTAATCCAAAAGGTCAATCTGTCATTTCTGAGATTGCTGGTACGGTTTCAGATATTACTGAAATTCGTGAAGGTCTAAAAGAAATTACAGTTCAAGGTGACGTAGAAACTCGTAAATACCAAGCACCATATAATGCACGTCTGAAAGTTATCGAAGGTGACTCAATCGAACGTGGTCAAGTATTAACAGAAGGTTCTATCGATCCAAAACAATTATTAAAAGTAAAAGACGTTTCAACAGTTCAAGAATATTTACTAAAAGAAGTACAAAAAGTATACCGTATGCAAGGGGTAGAAATTGGAGACAAACATATCGAAGTAATGGTACGTCAAATGCTTCGTAAAGTTCGTGTAATCGAAGCTGGTGATACAGAATTATTACCTGGTTCATTATTAGATATTCACCAATTCTCAGAGGCAAATGTAGATGCTGTTATGAACGGCAAAAACCCTGCAACTTGTCGCCCAGTAATTCTAGGTATTACTAAAGCTTCACTAGAAACTGAATCATTCTTATCTGCTGCATCATTCCAAGAAACAACTCGTGTGTTAACAGATGCTGCAATTAAAGGTAAACGTGATGAACTTCTAGGATTAAAAGAGAACGTAATTATTGGTAAACTTGTTCCAGCAGGTACTGGTATGCAACGTTATCGTCAAATCCGCATTGAAAAAGATGAGCTTGACGCAGAAGATTTAGTTTCTGCTGAATAA
- a CDS encoding ribosomal L7Ae/L30e/S12e/Gadd45 family protein, with protein MSYDKVRASQTIIGTKQAVKAMQAGLVKELFVALDADNWVTDSAISFAREIGIPVILVESKKELGKACGIHVGAAVVAIAVD; from the coding sequence ATGTCTTATGATAAAGTAAGGGCTAGTCAAACAATCATTGGTACAAAGCAAGCAGTAAAAGCAATGCAAGCTGGTTTAGTGAAAGAGCTTTTTGTGGCACTTGATGCAGACAATTGGGTAACCGATTCGGCCATATCTTTCGCGAGAGAAATCGGTATACCAGTTATTCTTGTCGAGTCTAAAAAGGAACTGGGCAAAGCCTGTGGAATCCATGTTGGAGCTGCAGTAGTTGCGATTGCTGTAGATTAG
- the rpsL gene encoding 30S ribosomal protein S12, whose protein sequence is MPTINQLVRKPRQSKITKSKSPALNKGYNSFKKSLTDVKSPQKRGVCTRVGTMTPRKPNSALRKYARVRLTNQIEVTAYIPGEGHNLQEHSVVLIRGGRVKDLAGVRYHIVRGALDTAGVNGRLQSRSKYGTKRPKEKK, encoded by the coding sequence ATGCCTACAATTAACCAATTAGTACGTAAGCCTCGTCAATCTAAAATCACGAAATCAAAATCACCAGCGTTAAACAAAGGATATAACTCATTTAAAAAATCTTTAACTGATGTTAAATCTCCACAAAAACGTGGTGTTTGTACTCGTGTAGGTACAATGACACCTCGTAAACCAAACTCAGCGTTACGTAAATACGCTCGTGTACGTTTAACTAACCAAATTGAGGTTACAGCTTATATCCCAGGTGAAGGCCACAACTTACAAGAGCACAGTGTTGTTCTTATCCGTGGCGGACGCGTAAAAGACTTAGCGGGTGTTCGTTACCATATCGTACGTGGTGCTCTTGATACAGCTGGTGTAAACGGTCGTTTACAATCACGTTCTAAATACGGAACAAAACGCCCTAAAGAAAAAAAATAA
- the tuf gene encoding elongation factor Tu codes for MAKEKFDRSKTHANIGTIGHVDHGKTTLTAAIATVLSKKMGGTAKSYADIDNAPEEKERGITINTSHVEYETETRHYAHVDCPGHADYVKNMITGAAQMDGGILVVSAADGPMPQTREHILLSRQVGVPYLVVFMNKCDMVDDEELLELVEMEIRDLLSEYDFPGDDIPVIKGSALKALEGEAEWEEKIVELMDAVDSYIPTPERQTDKPFMMPVEDVFSITGRGTVATGRVERGQVKVGDVVEIVGIAEEAKSTTVTGVEMFRKLLDYAEAGDNIGALLRGVAREDIQRGQVLAKPGSITPHTNFKAEVYVLSKEEGGRHTPFFSNYRPQFYFRTTDVTGICNLPEGVEMVMPGDNIEMTVELIAPIALEEGTKFSIREGGRTVGAGVVATIQK; via the coding sequence ATGGCTAAAGAAAAATTTGACCGTTCAAAAACGCATGCTAACATTGGTACAATCGGACACGTTGACCATGGTAAAACAACTTTAACTGCTGCAATCGCTACAGTTCTTTCTAAAAAAATGGGTGGTACAGCTAAATCTTACGCTGATATCGATAACGCACCAGAAGAAAAAGAACGTGGTATCACAATCAACACTTCTCACGTAGAATATGAAACAGAAACTCGTCACTATGCACACGTTGACTGCCCAGGACACGCTGACTATGTTAAAAACATGATCACTGGTGCTGCACAAATGGACGGCGGTATCTTAGTAGTATCTGCTGCTGATGGCCCAATGCCACAAACTCGTGAACACATCCTTTTATCTCGTCAAGTAGGTGTTCCATACTTAGTAGTATTCATGAACAAATGTGATATGGTTGATGACGAAGAATTATTAGAATTAGTAGAAATGGAAATCCGTGACCTACTATCTGAATATGACTTCCCAGGCGACGATATTCCTGTAATCAAAGGTTCTGCTCTTAAAGCTCTTGAAGGCGAAGCAGAATGGGAAGAAAAAATCGTTGAATTAATGGACGCTGTAGATTCTTACATCCCAACTCCAGAACGTCAAACTGACAAACCATTCATGATGCCAGTAGAGGACGTATTCTCTATCACTGGTCGTGGTACAGTTGCAACTGGCCGTGTTGAACGTGGTCAAGTTAAAGTTGGTGACGTAGTTGAAATCGTAGGTATCGCTGAAGAAGCTAAATCTACAACTGTAACTGGCGTTGAAATGTTCCGTAAATTATTAGACTACGCTGAAGCTGGTGACAACATCGGTGCTTTACTTCGTGGTGTAGCTCGTGAAGATATCCAACGTGGTCAAGTATTAGCTAAACCAGGCTCAATCACTCCACACACAAACTTCAAAGCTGAAGTTTACGTTTTATCTAAAGAAGAGGGTGGCCGTCATACTCCATTCTTCTCTAACTACCGTCCTCAGTTCTACTTCCGTACAACTGACGTAACAGGTATCTGTAACTTACCAGAAGGCGTTGAAATGGTAATGCCTGGTGATAACATCGAAATGACAGTAGAACTTATCGCTCCAATCGCTCTTGAAGAAGGTACTAAATTCTCTATCCGTGAGGGTGGCCGTACTGTAGGCGCTGGCGTAGTAGCTACTATCCAAAAATAA
- the rpsG gene encoding 30S ribosomal protein S7: MPRKGPVSKRDVLPDPIYNSKLVTRLINKMMVDGKRGTSQKILYGAFELVKERSGENPIEVFEAALNNVMPVLEVRARRVGGSNYQVPVEVRPERRTTLGLRYLVNYSRLRGEKTMEERLANEILDASNNTGASVKKREDMHKMAEANKAFAHYRW, encoded by the coding sequence ATGCCTCGTAAAGGTCCTGTTTCCAAACGTGACGTGTTACCAGATCCAATTTATAATTCAAAACTAGTAACTCGTTTAATCAATAAAATGATGGTTGATGGTAAAAGAGGTACTTCTCAAAAGATTTTATACGGTGCGTTCGAACTAGTTAAAGAACGTTCAGGTGAAAATCCAATCGAAGTATTCGAAGCTGCTCTAAACAACGTAATGCCAGTTCTTGAAGTACGTGCTCGCCGTGTTGGTGGTTCTAACTACCAAGTACCAGTTGAAGTTCGTCCAGAACGTCGTACTACTTTAGGTCTTCGTTACCTAGTTAACTATTCTCGTCTTCGTGGTGAAAAAACTATGGAAGAGCGTTTAGCTAACGAAATTCTAGATGCTTCTAACAACACTGGTGCATCAGTTAAGAAACGTGAAGATATGCACAAAATGGCAGAAGCGAACAAAGCATTCGCTCACTACCGTTGGTAA
- the fusA gene encoding elongation factor G has translation MKREFSLENTRNIGIMAHIDAGKTTTTERILYYTGKIHKIGETHEGASQMDWMEQEQERGITITSAATTAQWAGHRVNIIDTPGHVDFTVEVERSLRVLDGAVTVLDAQSGVEPQTETVWRQATTYGVPRIVFINKMDKTGADFLYSVGTLHDRLQANAHPIQLPIGAEDQFSAIIDLVEMKATFYGDEKGTAVTEGEIPEEHREMAEEYREKLIDAVASVDEEIMEKYLEGEEITVAELKAAIRRATIAVEFYPVICGTAFKHKGVRPMLNAVIDYLPSPVDVPAIKGTSVDGDEELERKSSDEEPFSALAFKVMTDPFVGKLTFFRVYSGTLDAGSYVQNSSKGKRERVGRILQMHANSREEISKVFAGDIAAAVGLKDTTTGDTLCDEKNLVILESMEFPEPVISLSVEPKSKADQDKMGQALQKLQEEDPTFRAHTDTETGQTIISGMGELHLDILVDRMRREFKVEANVGAPMVSYRETFRSSAKVQGKFTRQSGGRGQYGDVTIEFSPNEEGKGFEFENAIVGGVVPREYIPAVEAGLRDSLDRGVVAGYPLIDIKAKLVFGSYHDVDSNEMAFKIAASMALKEAAKQCDAVILEPMMKVEVVIPEEYLGDIMGNITSRRGRVEGMDARGNSQVVRAMVPLSEMFGYATTLRSATQGRGVFSMTFDHYEEVPKSIAADIIKKNKGE, from the coding sequence ATGAAACGCGAATTCTCTCTAGAGAATACTCGTAATATTGGGATCATGGCTCACATTGATGCTGGTAAAACAACAACAACTGAGCGTATCCTTTATTACACAGGTAAGATTCACAAAATCGGTGAAACTCATGAAGGCGCTTCTCAAATGGACTGGATGGAGCAAGAGCAAGAACGTGGTATTACTATCACTTCTGCTGCGACAACAGCTCAATGGGCAGGCCACCGTGTAAACATCATCGATACTCCTGGACACGTAGACTTCACTGTAGAAGTAGAGCGTTCTTTACGCGTACTTGACGGTGCTGTAACAGTTCTAGATGCTCAATCTGGTGTTGAGCCACAAACTGAAACTGTATGGCGTCAAGCTACAACATACGGTGTTCCACGTATCGTATTCATTAACAAAATGGATAAAACAGGTGCAGACTTCTTGTATTCAGTAGGTACTCTACATGACCGTTTACAAGCAAACGCTCACCCAATCCAATTACCTATCGGAGCTGAAGATCAGTTCTCTGCTATCATTGACTTAGTTGAAATGAAAGCAACTTTCTACGGCGACGAAAAAGGTACTGCAGTAACTGAAGGTGAAATTCCTGAAGAACACCGCGAAATGGCTGAAGAATACCGTGAAAAATTAATCGACGCTGTTGCAAGTGTTGATGAAGAAATCATGGAAAAATATTTAGAAGGCGAAGAAATCACTGTAGCTGAGCTTAAAGCGGCTATCCGTCGTGCTACAATTGCAGTAGAATTCTACCCAGTAATCTGTGGTACAGCATTCAAACACAAAGGCGTACGCCCAATGTTAAATGCAGTTATCGATTACTTACCATCTCCAGTTGATGTACCAGCAATCAAAGGTACTTCAGTTGATGGTGACGAAGAGTTAGAACGTAAATCTTCTGATGAAGAGCCATTCTCAGCTCTTGCATTCAAAGTTATGACTGACCCATTCGTAGGTAAATTAACTTTCTTCCGTGTGTACTCTGGAACATTAGATGCAGGTTCATACGTACAAAACTCTTCTAAAGGTAAACGTGAACGTGTAGGTCGTATCCTACAAATGCACGCTAACTCTCGTGAAGAGATTTCTAAAGTATTCGCAGGGGATATTGCTGCTGCAGTAGGTCTTAAAGATACTACTACTGGTGATACACTTTGTGACGAGAAAAACCTAGTTATTCTTGAATCAATGGAGTTCCCAGAACCAGTAATTTCTCTTTCTGTAGAACCAAAATCAAAAGCTGACCAAGATAAAATGGGTCAAGCTTTACAAAAACTTCAAGAAGAGGATCCAACTTTCCGTGCTCACACTGACACAGAAACTGGACAAACAATCATCTCAGGTATGGGTGAACTTCACCTTGATATCTTAGTTGACCGTATGCGCCGTGAATTTAAAGTAGAAGCTAACGTTGGTGCTCCAATGGTATCTTACCGTGAAACATTCCGTAGCTCTGCAAAAGTTCAAGGTAAATTCACTCGCCAATCTGGTGGTCGTGGACAATATGGTGACGTAACGATTGAGTTCTCTCCAAATGAAGAAGGTAAAGGCTTTGAATTCGAAAACGCTATCGTTGGTGGTGTTGTACCTCGTGAATACATCCCTGCAGTTGAAGCAGGTCTTCGTGACTCTCTTGACCGCGGTGTAGTAGCTGGTTACCCACTAATCGACATTAAAGCGAAATTAGTATTCGGTTCTTACCATGACGTTGACTCGAATGAGATGGCGTTCAAAATCGCAGCTTCTATGGCTCTTAAAGAAGCAGCTAAACAATGTGATGCTGTAATTTTAGAACCAATGATGAAAGTAGAAGTTGTAATTCCTGAAGAGTACCTTGGTGATATCATGGGTAACATTACTTCTCGTCGCGGACGCGTTGAGGGTATGGATGCTCGCGGTAACTCACAAGTTGTTCGTGCAATGGTTCCACTTTCGGAAATGTTTGGTTACGCAACAACTCTTCGTTCAGCAACTCAAGGTCGCGGTGTATTCTCAATGACATTTGATCATTATGAAGAAGTACCAAAATCAATTGCTGCTGACATCATCAAAAAAAATAAAGGTGAATAA